One genomic segment of Desulfobulbaceae bacterium DB1 includes these proteins:
- a CDS encoding zinc/iron-chelating domain-containing protein: MTDTDKNLFGYDKNPTNILPQKYTLDSKIKFRCHPGVSCFTACCGNIDIILTPFDILRLRKYLNLPASEFLLRFTTPIYIEKTDMPGVKIHLDENGRCPFVTDEGCTIYPERPSACRYYPVGMANFHEGGEEGVESERFFFLVKEAHCKGHEEDKEWTIREWRADQGVDLCDEMNKEWLELVMRRKSFGFQATLSEQAKKIFFMVSTDLDKFKEFIFNSSFLDTYEIEQATLDAIKEDDIALLKFSFKYLASSLFGTNDLKIREEKIKAKSAEMKEKRVEKEKEAIRTFEELKAERDRLQEKLEKQKKQ; encoded by the coding sequence ATGACGGATACGGATAAAAACCTTTTTGGTTACGATAAAAACCCCACCAACATCCTTCCCCAGAAATATACCCTGGACAGCAAAATAAAATTCCGCTGCCATCCCGGTGTTTCCTGCTTCACCGCCTGTTGCGGCAATATCGATATCATCCTCACTCCTTTTGACATTCTGCGACTGAGAAAATATCTCAACTTGCCGGCTTCTGAGTTTCTGCTCAGATTTACCACCCCCATCTATATTGAAAAAACGGACATGCCCGGGGTGAAAATTCACCTTGATGAAAACGGCCGCTGCCCGTTTGTCACCGACGAAGGATGCACCATCTATCCCGAGCGACCTTCCGCCTGCCGTTATTATCCGGTGGGCATGGCCAATTTCCATGAAGGAGGCGAAGAAGGCGTTGAGTCTGAAAGATTTTTCTTTCTCGTCAAGGAAGCCCACTGCAAGGGCCATGAGGAAGACAAGGAATGGACCATCCGCGAATGGCGAGCCGATCAGGGCGTTGATCTGTGCGATGAGATGAACAAGGAATGGCTTGAACTTGTCATGCGCCGCAAATCATTCGGCTTCCAGGCGACACTCAGCGAGCAGGCCAAAAAGATATTTTTCATGGTGAGCACCGATCTTGACAAATTCAAGGAGTTCATTTTCAACAGCTCCTTCCTTGACACCTATGAAATTGAACAGGCAACGCTTGACGCGATCAAGGAGGACGACATAGCCCTGCTGAAGTTTTCTTTCAAGTACCTTGCCTCTTCGCTCTTCGGCACCAACGACCTCAAAATCAGGGAAGAAAAAATCAAGGCAAAGTCTGCCGAGATGAAGGAAAAACGGGTGGAGAAGGAAAAAGAGGCGATCCGCACCTTCGAAGAACTCAAGGCCGAGCGCGATCGGCTGCAGGAAAAACTGGAAAAGCAGAAGAAACAATAA
- a CDS encoding adenylyl-sulfate reductase subunit beta has protein sequence MPSYVDPSKCDGCKGGDKTACMYICPNDLMVLNKEEMRAYNQEPDACWECYSCVKICPQGAIMVRGYDDFVPMGGQVHPMRSSDSIMWTVKFRNGNIKRFKFPIRTTAEGAANAYVGQTGSNLDDECLLLESALPQPTKLAK, from the coding sequence ATGCCAAGCTATGTAGATCCTTCCAAATGTGACGGTTGCAAGGGCGGTGACAAAACAGCATGTATGTACATCTGCCCCAACGACCTGATGGTTCTCAACAAAGAGGAGATGCGGGCCTACAACCAGGAGCCCGATGCATGCTGGGAATGCTACTCATGTGTTAAGATCTGCCCCCAGGGTGCTATCATGGTACGCGGTTATGATGACTTCGTACCGATGGGCGGCCAGGTTCATCCGATGAGAAGCTCTGATTCCATTATGTGGACGGTTAAATTTCGTAATGGCAACATCAAACGCTTCAAATTCCCCATCCGTACAACTGCTGAAGGTGCTGCCAATGCCTATGTCGGCCAGACTGGCTCCAACCTCGATGATGAATGTCTGCTCCTCGAGTCTGCACTGCCGCAGCCGACCAAACTTGCGAAATAA
- a CDS encoding adenylyl-sulfate reductase subunit alpha, giving the protein MALPNKPLGELPAVANPEIKEHECDVLIVGGGMAACGAAFEIKKWAPAGMKIILCDKASMERSGAVAQGLSAINTYIGSNPIENYVKMVRNDLMGVVREDLIYDLGRHVDESVKLFEEWGLPIWKKDADGETLDGAQPAKTLREGGEPVRTGKWQIMINGESYKCIVAEPAKTALGEENCLERVFIVKMLLDKNKPNQIAGAVGFSTRENKVHVFKCKTALVACGGAVNIFRPRSTGEGKGRAWYPVWNAGSTYTMCAQVGATLTMMENRFTPARFKDGYGPVGAWFLLFKAKVQNGLGEFYANSDSVKEELAKFMPYGASAVTPTCLRNHLMLNELKAGRGPIYMATDVALNAFLDDRRAKGMDEKAVKKYWKHLESEAWEDFLDMSVGQAGLWAGMNIEPEKVGSEIMPTEPYMLGSHSGCCGIWTSGPNEDWVPTVDGTRAHQYKWGYNRMTTVDGLFTAGDGVGASGHKFSSGSHAEGRIVAKQMVKFCRDNASFKPELKQTAQELADEIYAPVKRYLEFVGASTAANVNPNYCKPAGIMMRLMKATDEYGGGVATYYMTSGKLLNICLDLLRMLREDAELMAAGDLHELMRAWENYHRIWCVEAHIRHIEFRKESRYPGFYYRSDFPTCDDENWKVFVNSTFDPNTKEWKCEKVKCINIVETDPWI; this is encoded by the coding sequence ATGGCATTACCTAATAAACCACTTGGCGAACTGCCTGCCGTTGCAAATCCCGAAATCAAGGAGCATGAATGTGATGTTCTGATCGTTGGCGGCGGTATGGCTGCTTGCGGCGCTGCTTTCGAGATCAAGAAATGGGCACCCGCTGGCATGAAAATCATCCTTTGCGACAAAGCATCCATGGAGCGTTCCGGTGCTGTTGCCCAGGGTCTTTCCGCAATCAATACCTACATCGGCAGCAATCCGATCGAGAACTACGTAAAGATGGTCCGTAACGACCTGATGGGCGTTGTTCGCGAGGACCTGATCTATGACCTCGGCCGTCACGTTGACGAGTCTGTAAAGCTGTTTGAGGAGTGGGGTCTGCCCATCTGGAAGAAAGATGCGGACGGCGAAACCCTTGACGGTGCTCAGCCTGCAAAAACACTGCGTGAAGGCGGTGAGCCGGTTCGTACCGGTAAATGGCAGATCATGATCAACGGTGAGTCCTACAAGTGCATCGTTGCCGAGCCTGCTAAAACCGCACTGGGCGAGGAAAACTGCCTTGAGCGTGTTTTCATCGTTAAAATGCTGCTGGACAAGAACAAACCGAACCAGATTGCCGGTGCGGTAGGTTTCTCCACCCGTGAAAACAAAGTTCATGTTTTCAAATGCAAAACCGCTCTCGTAGCCTGCGGTGGTGCGGTTAACATCTTCCGTCCCCGGTCCACCGGTGAAGGCAAGGGTCGCGCCTGGTACCCCGTATGGAACGCAGGTTCTACCTACACCATGTGTGCTCAGGTAGGTGCTACCCTGACCATGATGGAAAACCGCTTCACCCCCGCCCGTTTCAAAGACGGTTACGGCCCGGTTGGTGCATGGTTCCTTCTCTTCAAGGCCAAAGTACAGAACGGTCTGGGCGAGTTCTATGCAAACAGTGATTCCGTAAAAGAAGAACTGGCAAAATTTATGCCTTACGGCGCATCCGCCGTTACCCCCACCTGTCTGCGTAACCACCTGATGCTGAATGAGCTGAAGGCTGGTCGCGGTCCGATCTACATGGCTACCGACGTTGCTTTGAACGCCTTCCTGGATGATCGCCGCGCCAAAGGCATGGATGAGAAGGCTGTTAAAAAATACTGGAAACACCTCGAGTCCGAGGCATGGGAAGACTTCCTTGATATGTCCGTTGGTCAGGCCGGTCTGTGGGCAGGTATGAACATCGAGCCCGAGAAAGTCGGTTCCGAGATCATGCCGACCGAACCCTACATGCTTGGTTCTCACTCAGGCTGCTGCGGTATCTGGACTTCCGGTCCGAACGAAGACTGGGTTCCGACTGTTGACGGTACCCGTGCACATCAGTACAAATGGGGCTACAACAGGATGACCACTGTTGACGGTCTCTTCACCGCCGGTGACGGCGTTGGTGCTTCCGGACATAAATTTTCTTCAGGGTCTCATGCTGAGGGTCGTATCGTCGCCAAGCAGATGGTTAAATTCTGCCGTGACAATGCATCCTTCAAGCCCGAGCTGAAACAAACCGCTCAGGAGCTGGCCGATGAGATCTACGCACCGGTTAAACGTTACCTTGAGTTTGTCGGCGCATCCACCGCAGCCAACGTTAACCCCAACTACTGCAAGCCCGCCGGTATCATGATGCGACTCATGAAAGCTACCGACGAGTACGGCGGCGGTGTTGCTACCTACTACATGACCTCCGGCAAGCTGCTGAACATCTGCCTTGACCTTCTCCGCATGCTTCGTGAAGATGCTGAGTTGATGGCAGCCGGCGACCTGCATGAGCTTATGCGTGCATGGGAAAACTACCACCGCATCTGGTGTGTTGAGGCTCATATCCGTCACATCGAGTTCCGTAAAGAAAGCCGCTACCCCGGCTTCTACTACAGATCAGACTTCCCGACCTGTGATGACGAGAACTGGAAAGTATTCGTAAACTCCACCTTTGACCCGAATACCAAAGAGTGGAAATGCGAGAAGGTTAAATGCATCAACATCGTCGAGACCGATCCGTGGATCTGA
- a CDS encoding heterodisulfide reductase subunit A, with protein MTEQNASGTGAVLVVGGGISGLTAALEAAEVGKDVFLIEKNPYLGGRVAQLNQYFPKLCPPSCGLEINFKRVKSNRRIRMYTMTQVKSVSGSAGSYEVTCETAPRYVNNNCTGCGACSDACADERVDEFNFGMGKTKAIYRPHEMSFPMKYVLDKNACSADTLAKIKDACKYDAIDTEMESKTFTLNVSSIVWATGWNPYDPTKMDNLKYNESEAIITNMQMERLAAPNGPTGGQILRPGDNKEPASFGFVQCAGSRDENHLEYCSYICCMASMKQITYIRERYPSAPIYVFYIDLRTPGKYEKFREKLMSDPNTHFIKGKVADIIPEADGVTLVAENAVTGDKVRQKVDLCVLATGMEPAIKSQAAALGLDVDSNGFVVGNEGKGMFSAGCAKKAADVVTSAQSATAAALKAIQAAK; from the coding sequence ATGACAGAACAGAATGCATCCGGTACAGGAGCAGTGCTGGTCGTTGGTGGCGGCATCAGCGGTTTAACAGCTGCCCTGGAAGCCGCTGAGGTTGGGAAAGATGTCTTTCTGATAGAAAAGAATCCCTACCTAGGAGGCCGCGTCGCGCAGCTGAATCAGTATTTCCCCAAACTTTGTCCCCCGTCTTGCGGACTTGAAATCAATTTTAAACGGGTAAAGAGCAATCGCAGGATTCGCATGTACACCATGACCCAGGTGAAAAGCGTTTCCGGATCCGCAGGCAGCTATGAGGTCACCTGTGAAACCGCACCCCGTTATGTGAATAATAATTGCACGGGCTGCGGCGCTTGTTCCGATGCCTGTGCTGATGAGCGTGTTGACGAATTCAACTTCGGCATGGGCAAAACCAAGGCTATTTATCGGCCGCATGAGATGTCCTTTCCAATGAAATATGTCCTGGATAAAAATGCCTGCAGCGCCGATACCCTGGCTAAAATCAAGGATGCGTGCAAGTATGACGCAATTGATACGGAAATGGAATCCAAGACATTCACCTTGAATGTTTCCTCCATCGTCTGGGCAACCGGCTGGAATCCTTATGATCCCACCAAAATGGATAACCTCAAATATAACGAGAGCGAAGCCATTATTACCAATATGCAGATGGAGCGTCTTGCCGCGCCGAACGGACCCACCGGCGGACAGATCCTGCGTCCCGGCGACAACAAGGAACCTGCCAGTTTTGGTTTTGTCCAGTGTGCCGGCAGCCGTGACGAAAATCATCTCGAATATTGTTCCTATATCTGCTGCATGGCATCCATGAAGCAGATTACCTATATCCGCGAGCGGTATCCGAGTGCCCCTATTTATGTGTTCTACATCGATCTTCGTACACCGGGTAAATATGAAAAATTCCGTGAGAAATTGATGTCTGATCCCAATACCCATTTTATCAAAGGAAAAGTTGCCGATATTATCCCGGAGGCAGATGGAGTTACTCTTGTTGCCGAGAATGCCGTGACCGGCGACAAGGTGCGGCAGAAAGTTGATCTGTGCGTCCTGGCAACCGGTATGGAGCCGGCAATCAAATCTCAGGCTGCTGCTCTCGGTCTTGATGTCGACAGCAATGGATTTGTTGTGGGTAATGAAGGCAAAGGTATGTTTTCCGCCGGTTGTGCCAAAAAAGCTGCTGATGTTGTAACCAGCGCCCAGAGCGCTACCGCCGCAGCCCTGAAAGCTATTCAAGCAGCTAAGTAG
- a CDS encoding heterodisulfide reductase subunit A translates to MDKKYGAYICTGCGIGEALDVDALIKAAGEHGMQAKTHEALCGAAGRQMIEADINNDGVNVAVVCACSPRVMQDEFNFGDDKITIRGNIREQAAWCKEQPSDNRDEDTIKEYYTEVGQDYVRMACVQAKKTEMPEPYKLDTMNRKILVLGGGIAGLTAAKEAAKSGYEVTLVEKTDALGGKALGWTKQFPTKAPYATLEEPTIGALVAEVEGNAKITIKKATEVARIGGAPGNFSATFKAAGTKSEWDAPAKVGVDEQDRISKGQMEDPNAGLKNYMEEDPAAEKYGAVILATGWVPADVSEFEHLGYKDSDKVVTNAEFEKMVKEGKLAGVNSVAFIQSPGGEAHDMDFPYANSVTSMVALKQAKYVREANADAKAYILYQHMRTPGNMEMFYKGIQQDDGIFLTKATVTKVEDSGNGCTVTAKDTLLGEDLNLDVDLVVLAAGMVPTTCHESSINLAYRQGPAFLDLDLFDGYADSHFICFPYETRRTGIYTCGGVRKAMPMDETIDDATGAALKAIQAMECADRGVAVHPRSGDQTFPEFFFQRCTQCKRCTEECPFGALDDDEKGTPKPNPTRCRRCGTCMGACPERIIGFKNYNIDMIGSMIKAIEVPDDDEDKLRILALVCENDAYPALDMAAMRKHSLNALVRFIPVRCLGSVNMAWIKDALSSGMDGAILLGCKYGDDYQCHFVKGSEIANKRMDNIGETLGSLGLEPERCAVRQIAITDYDKVPEIINEFVEEIVGLGPNPFKGF, encoded by the coding sequence ATGGATAAAAAATATGGTGCATATATTTGCACAGGATGTGGAATTGGTGAGGCACTCGATGTTGACGCCTTGATAAAGGCTGCCGGTGAACACGGCATGCAGGCAAAGACCCATGAGGCGCTTTGCGGTGCTGCCGGCCGGCAGATGATTGAAGCAGATATCAACAATGACGGAGTGAATGTCGCTGTTGTTTGTGCCTGCTCTCCTCGTGTGATGCAGGACGAGTTTAATTTCGGTGATGACAAGATCACCATTCGCGGAAACATCCGGGAGCAGGCTGCCTGGTGCAAGGAACAGCCCTCAGATAATCGGGATGAAGACACGATCAAGGAATACTACACAGAGGTTGGCCAGGATTATGTCCGCATGGCCTGCGTTCAGGCGAAGAAGACGGAAATGCCCGAACCCTACAAACTTGACACCATGAACAGAAAAATTCTGGTGTTGGGTGGCGGTATCGCAGGTCTGACCGCTGCCAAGGAAGCCGCCAAGTCAGGGTACGAAGTAACCCTTGTCGAAAAAACCGATGCCCTCGGCGGCAAAGCACTTGGCTGGACAAAACAGTTCCCGACCAAAGCTCCTTATGCGACGCTCGAGGAGCCGACCATCGGCGCCTTGGTTGCCGAAGTTGAGGGCAATGCGAAGATCACCATCAAAAAAGCTACCGAGGTTGCACGTATCGGCGGCGCTCCCGGTAATTTTTCCGCGACATTTAAAGCAGCCGGCACCAAGAGTGAGTGGGATGCTCCCGCTAAAGTGGGTGTGGATGAACAGGATCGCATCTCCAAGGGACAGATGGAAGATCCCAACGCCGGTCTGAAGAATTACATGGAAGAAGATCCTGCCGCTGAAAAATACGGCGCCGTCATTCTTGCCACCGGTTGGGTTCCCGCTGATGTCAGTGAATTCGAGCATCTCGGTTACAAAGACAGCGACAAGGTCGTCACCAATGCCGAGTTTGAGAAAATGGTGAAAGAGGGCAAGCTTGCCGGTGTCAATTCCGTGGCCTTTATTCAGAGCCCCGGCGGGGAAGCGCATGATATGGATTTCCCCTATGCCAACTCCGTCACCAGCATGGTTGCCCTGAAACAGGCAAAATATGTGCGTGAGGCCAATGCGGATGCCAAGGCCTATATCCTTTATCAGCACATGCGCACCCCCGGCAACATGGAGATGTTCTATAAGGGAATTCAGCAGGATGATGGTATTTTCCTGACCAAAGCCACAGTCACCAAGGTCGAGGATTCCGGAAACGGCTGCACGGTAACGGCCAAGGATACCCTCCTCGGTGAAGACCTCAATCTTGATGTGGATCTGGTTGTCCTTGCCGCCGGCATGGTACCCACGACATGCCATGAGTCGTCCATCAATCTTGCTTATCGTCAAGGGCCGGCCTTCCTCGACTTGGACCTTTTTGACGGATACGCTGATTCGCACTTTATTTGTTTTCCCTACGAAACACGACGGACAGGTATCTACACCTGCGGCGGCGTCCGTAAGGCCATGCCCATGGACGAAACAATCGATGATGCGACCGGCGCCGCATTGAAGGCCATCCAGGCAATGGAATGCGCTGATCGTGGTGTGGCGGTTCATCCCCGTTCAGGTGATCAGACCTTTCCCGAGTTTTTCTTCCAGAGATGTACCCAGTGTAAGCGTTGTACGGAGGAGTGCCCCTTCGGCGCACTTGATGATGATGAGAAGGGTACACCGAAACCGAACCCCACCCGCTGCCGTCGTTGCGGTACCTGCATGGGTGCTTGTCCGGAGCGTATCATCGGTTTCAAGAATTACAATATTGATATGATCGGTTCCATGATCAAGGCCATTGAGGTACCGGATGATGATGAGGACAAGCTCCGTATTCTGGCTCTTGTCTGCGAAAACGATGCATACCCGGCACTCGATATGGCTGCCATGCGCAAGCATTCCTTGAATGCCTTGGTTCGTTTCATTCCGGTGCGCTGTCTCGGTTCAGTCAATATGGCCTGGATCAAGGATGCGCTGTCGTCCGGTATGGACGGTGCCATTCTGCTTGGCTGCAAATACGGTGATGACTATCAGTGCCATTTTGTCAAAGGCAGTGAAATTGCCAACAAACGTATGGATAATATCGGTGAGACCCTTGGATCTCTCGGTCTTGAGCCTGAGCGCTGCGCGGTGCGGCAGATTGCCATTACCGATTATGACAAGGTGCCGGAAATCATAAATGAGTTCGTAGAAGAAATTGTCGGCCTCGGTCCGAATCCGTTCAAGGGATTCTAA
- a CDS encoding heterodisulfide reductase, which produces MKVNPDLDFIKYMKSAGGDTLKKCYQCATCSVVCPLSKDGKPFPRKEMIWAQWGLKDKLIADPDVMLCHQCGDCTAYCPRGAKPGDVLGAIRAYAYTHYGFPSGLAKMVSSAKNLPLIIGIPSLIVLVMWIISGGMHVPSSEDLAAYGFGHFFGHWDWPWLTKNVLFIDIIMVPAAGLAVYSAYRGVSAMWAAMEKQYNVSANYRPSVIQFIQQFLVPAIKEILAHTRFRECGTNANRVTGHLPLMLAFIALLFVTAYSAFTQDVLGIFFPELHGPMSLMNPVKIVANVAAIALIFGIGVLWSNRAAAEAESGSTGSFYDWFLIWEIMAVGVTGLCAEIGRLVGVPVLAYFFYYLHLVTVLMLFLYMPYTKFAHMVYRTFAMAFEIYRESQFVSKK; this is translated from the coding sequence ATGAAGGTGAATCCTGATTTAGACTTCATAAAGTATATGAAAAGTGCCGGTGGAGATACGCTGAAAAAGTGTTACCAATGTGCCACCTGTTCTGTTGTCTGTCCTCTTTCCAAAGATGGAAAGCCATTTCCCCGGAAGGAAATGATCTGGGCACAATGGGGTCTCAAGGATAAGTTGATTGCCGACCCCGATGTTATGCTCTGTCATCAGTGTGGCGACTGCACCGCCTATTGTCCTCGCGGAGCAAAACCCGGTGATGTCCTCGGAGCTATTCGAGCATATGCCTATACCCATTATGGCTTTCCTTCCGGCTTGGCGAAAATGGTCAGCAGCGCAAAGAATCTGCCGCTCATTATCGGCATTCCGTCCTTGATCGTGCTCGTTATGTGGATTATATCCGGAGGAATGCATGTTCCCTCTTCCGAAGATCTTGCCGCATACGGTTTCGGCCACTTTTTCGGTCATTGGGATTGGCCCTGGTTGACGAAAAATGTATTGTTTATCGATATTATTATGGTGCCGGCCGCCGGTCTTGCCGTCTACTCGGCATACCGGGGGGTATCAGCCATGTGGGCGGCGATGGAAAAACAGTATAATGTGAGCGCCAATTATCGGCCTTCCGTTATTCAATTTATCCAGCAATTTCTGGTTCCGGCGATCAAGGAAATCCTTGCTCACACCCGCTTTCGTGAATGCGGAACCAATGCGAATCGTGTAACCGGCCATTTGCCGTTGATGCTGGCCTTTATAGCTCTTCTTTTTGTTACAGCGTACAGCGCTTTTACGCAGGACGTGCTTGGCATTTTCTTTCCCGAGCTGCACGGCCCGATGAGCTTGATGAATCCGGTGAAAATCGTGGCCAACGTCGCGGCCATTGCCCTCATTTTCGGCATCGGCGTTCTTTGGTCAAACCGCGCCGCAGCCGAGGCGGAATCAGGATCAACCGGATCATTTTACGACTGGTTCCTTATCTGGGAAATCATGGCGGTAGGCGTCACCGGGCTTTGTGCTGAGATTGGCCGGTTGGTCGGCGTGCCCGTGCTGGCTTACTTTTTTTACTATCTGCATCTGGTGACAGTCCTGATGCTGTTCCTCTATATGCCGTATACAAAGTTCGCCCATATGGTGTACCGGACCTTTGCCATGGCTTTTGAAATTTACCGCGAAAGCCAGTTTGTCTCTAAAAAATGA
- a CDS encoding translation elongation factor Tu, whose protein sequence is MAKQKFERTKPHVNIGTIGHIDHGKTTLTAAITQVLATKGYAKKTDFSEIDKAPEEKERGITIATAHVEYETDNRHYAHVDCPGHADYIKNMITGAAQMDGAILVVGADDGPMPQTREHILLARQVGVPAIVVFLNKCDMVDDAELIELVDMELRELLSKYEFPGDDTPIVQGSALKALENPTDPEAAKCIWDLMAAVDSFVPEPKRDIDKPFLMPVEDVFSISGRGTVATGRIERGIIKVGDEVEIVGIRDTQKTTVTGVEMFRKILDQGQAGDNVGILLRGTKREDIERGQVLAAQKSITPHVKFKAECYILSKEEGGRHTPFFNGYRPQFYFRTTDVTGIVTLPEGVEMVMPGDNVTIEGALITPIAMEAGLRFAIREGGRTVGAGVINEIIE, encoded by the coding sequence ATGGCAAAGCAAAAGTTTGAACGGACTAAACCCCATGTAAATATTGGAACAATCGGTCACATTGATCACGGAAAGACCACATTGACCGCAGCGATCACCCAGGTGCTTGCAACCAAGGGATATGCCAAGAAGACCGATTTCAGTGAGATTGACAAGGCTCCGGAAGAAAAAGAGCGTGGTATCACCATTGCGACGGCCCATGTCGAGTATGAGACGGACAACCGTCATTATGCCCATGTCGACTGTCCGGGCCATGCGGATTATATCAAGAACATGATCACCGGCGCAGCGCAGATGGACGGGGCGATCCTCGTAGTAGGCGCAGATGACGGACCGATGCCGCAGACCCGTGAGCACATTCTTCTTGCCCGTCAGGTAGGTGTGCCCGCCATTGTTGTTTTTCTGAATAAATGCGACATGGTTGACGATGCAGAGCTGATTGAGCTGGTCGACATGGAGCTGCGCGAGCTTTTGAGCAAATACGAATTTCCGGGAGACGATACCCCGATCGTTCAGGGCAGTGCCTTGAAGGCTCTGGAGAATCCGACGGACCCGGAAGCGGCAAAATGTATCTGGGATCTGATGGCTGCGGTGGATTCATTTGTTCCCGAGCCGAAACGTGACATTGACAAGCCGTTTTTGATGCCTGTCGAGGATGTTTTTTCCATTTCCGGACGTGGTACGGTAGCGACCGGACGTATCGAGCGCGGCATCATCAAGGTGGGTGATGAGGTTGAGATCGTTGGTATTCGCGACACGCAGAAGACGACGGTAACCGGGGTTGAGATGTTCCGGAAGATCCTGGATCAGGGTCAGGCCGGTGATAATGTCGGTATCCTGCTGCGCGGCACCAAGCGTGAGGACATCGAGCGCGGCCAGGTACTGGCGGCACAGAAGAGCATCACGCCCCATGTGAAGTTCAAGGCTGAGTGTTACATCCTGAGCAAGGAAGAGGGCGGCCGTCATACACCCTTTTTCAACGGATACCGGCCGCAGTTTTATTTTCGTACCACCGACGTAACCGGTATCGTCACCCTGCCCGAAGGGGTGGAGATGGTCATGCCGGGCGACAACGTCACCATAGAGGGCGCCCTGATCACCCCGATTGCCATGGAAGCAGGACTTCGTTTTGCAATCCGTGAGGGTGGCCGTACAGTTGGGGCCGGTGTCATTAACGAGATTATTGAATAA
- a CDS encoding 50S ribosomal protein L33 has protein sequence MRDIITLGCTECKQRNYTTTKNKRQTPNKLEFKKYCRFCKSHTLHKETRK, from the coding sequence ATGAGAGATATAATTACACTCGGTTGTACCGAGTGCAAACAACGGAATTATACGACGACGAAAAACAAGCGACAGACTCCCAATAAGCTTGAATTCAAGAAGTATTGTCGTTTTTGTAAAAGCCATACTCTGCACAAAGAAACACGTAAATAA
- a CDS encoding preprotein translocase subunit SecE has product MSKINVFAGEVKAEFGKVAWPDKKHTFATTGVVVVLVFMISFYLGAVDLILGKLIGLLIK; this is encoded by the coding sequence CTGAGCAAAATAAATGTGTTTGCCGGTGAGGTGAAAGCTGAATTCGGTAAGGTTGCCTGGCCTGACAAAAAGCATACATTTGCCACAACCGGAGTCGTGGTTGTGTTGGTATTTATGATTTCCTTTTATCTGGGCGCTGTTGATCTGATTCTGGGAAAACTGATTGGTTTGCTGATTAAATAG
- a CDS encoding transcription termination/antitermination factor NusG, with amino-acid sequence MARAWYILHTYSGFEEKVKTAMQERVKKAGQEEMFGEILVPTEQVVEMIKGSKKTSSRKFFPGYILLNVDLNDETWHIVRDTPKVTGFVGNDLNPEPLSDKEAMKIISRIKDGAVKPKPKVTFDVGDVVRVIDGPFSNFQGVVETVFPDKGRVRVTVSIFGRETPVELEYVQVSKG; translated from the coding sequence ATGGCGAGAGCATGGTACATACTGCATACCTATTCGGGATTTGAAGAAAAGGTAAAGACGGCAATGCAGGAGAGAGTGAAAAAAGCCGGACAGGAGGAAATGTTCGGTGAAATCCTGGTGCCGACCGAACAGGTTGTTGAGATGATCAAGGGCTCCAAGAAAACCTCCTCGAGAAAGTTTTTCCCCGGCTACATCCTGTTGAATGTCGACCTGAATGATGAGACCTGGCATATCGTCCGTGATACGCCGAAAGTAACCGGATTTGTCGGTAATGATCTGAATCCGGAGCCGCTTTCCGACAAGGAAGCGATGAAGATCATCAGTAGAATAAAGGACGGTGCGGTTAAGCCGAAGCCAAAAGTAACTTTTGATGTCGGTGATGTCGTACGGGTAATTGACGGGCCGTTTTCCAATTTTCAGGGAGTCGTGGAAACCGTATTTCCAGACAAGGGCAGGGTTAGGGTCACGGTGAGTATATTCGGAAGAGAAACACCTGTCGAACTTGAATATGTCCAGGTTTCAAAAGGGTAG
- a CDS encoding 50S ribosomal protein L11 — MAKKITGYIKLQIPAGKANPSPPVGPALGQHGVNIMEFCKAFNARTQNEGDMIIPVVITVFADRSFTFITKTPPASVLLFKKLGLKGGSSNPKKDRVAKITQDQIREIAELKMPDLNAYDVDKAMKIIAGTAKSCGITIVD; from the coding sequence ATGGCGAAAAAAATTACCGGATATATAAAATTACAGATTCCGGCCGGCAAGGCGAATCCCTCCCCACCGGTCGGACCGGCTCTCGGTCAGCACGGTGTTAATATCATGGAATTCTGCAAGGCATTTAACGCGAGGACGCAGAACGAGGGAGATATGATCATACCGGTTGTGATTACGGTTTTTGCGGATCGTTCTTTTACTTTTATTACAAAAACGCCCCCTGCTTCCGTGCTTTTGTTCAAAAAGCTCGGTTTGAAAGGCGGGTCAAGTAATCCTAAAAAAGATCGTGTTGCAAAAATTACACAAGACCAGATCAGAGAGATCGCGGAACTTAAAATGCCTGATCTGAATGCGTACGATGTCGATAAGGCGATGAAAATTATTGCCGGTACAGCAAAAAGTTGCGGTATAACAATTGTTGATTGA